From Pedosphaera parvula Ellin514:
TGCGCCAATCCATTCGCGGACCTGGCCCTGTTCGTCGAAGACCGGCACGGCGCGGGTAAGCATGTAACGCCATTGACCATCGTGGCGCTGCAATCGGTGCTCGATGGAATAACTGGCAGTGTTGGCGACTGCGGTCTTCCAGGCACTTAACGTAAGTTGCTGATCCTCGGGGTGGACGGCCTTCAGCCATCCGAAATCGACGCTTTCCTGATGAGTCAGGCCAGTGAAGGCTTCCCAGCTTGGATTTTTCGAAGTGAGGCGTCCATCGGGTCCAGCTGTCCAGATGGCCTGCGCTGTGGCCAGCACCAGTGAACGGAAACGCGCCTCACTTTCACGCAGATGTTGTTCAGCGGACGAATGTTGGGGAGTCGAATCGGGGCTTTCATCGAACCGCGAAGGTTGCTTCATGATGGTACAGCTTCTGATTGCTCGACCTAATTTTTTTCACGGGACCGAGTCTGTCCACGTACCCTAGCGAAGAGATTTTTGAAAAGCAAGCAATCCGCTGTGTTGACAGCTTAAAACTTATCAACAGTCACACAGCGTCAGAAATACCGATTCATCAACGGCTTTGCTGCCGAGCTTTTGGGATTTATCGAGTTTCGGGTCGACTTATTCACAGTAACTGCGCGTGGGAGTGATGACAATATTCTCCAGGTCAACGATTCCCTACAATATGCTGATCAGGGAATTGGGGGCTGAGCTCACTGATTGTGTTTAGAGCGGGCGAGCTCGAACAACCAGACGGCCAGACCGGCAAAAAAGAGAAAGGCTATTACGCTTGACCATAACGGAAACCGATAGCCAGCCAGAATGATATCTTGGTGCATCACCAGTCGGAACAGGTGCGCCACGGCTATCAGTCCGAACAATGCACCTGCTATGCGCAGCCCCAAGCTTTGTGAATTCGCATTTTGCATATGTACCTCCCTTCCAGTCTCGACTTGCCGAAAGCTGTTTGCAAGTCGGGTGAAGTTGAACGCGGGCGACATTCTTATTGTGACCAGGATTTTAGATGACCCATGCGAATAGCAATTACCAAGGGTCGGGTAATCAAACTGCATTGGCGCACAGTTTCAGAAAAGCCGCTTCATCAATGATTTTGACCCCGAGTTTTTGGGCTTTTTCCAGTTTGGAGCCCGCGTCTTCACCAGCAACGATGTAATCTGTTTTCTTGCTGACGCTGCCGCTGACCTTGCCGCCGAGGGCTTCGATCTTCGCGGCGGCTTCTTCGCGTTTGAGAGTCGGCAGGGTGCCGGTGAGCACAAAGGTTTTTCCGGCGAAGTGGCCCAACGCGGCGGCGGGCTTATAGAGCTCCGAATTGAAATTGAGTCCGGCTTTGCGGAGCAGCTCGATGAGTTCGCGATTCTTCGGCTCCTGATGCCATTGCACGATGCTGTGGGCGATGACTTCGCCAATGTCCTCGACTTCGGTGAGCTGCTCCTGGCTGGCTGCAAAAATGTCATCGAGTGTTGTGAAGCGGCGGCCGAGTCGTTTGGCCACACCTGCACCGACATGCAAGATGCCGAGGCCAAAGAGGAGTCGCCACATGTCGCGGGTCTTGCTGGCTTGAACGCCATCCAAAAAATTTTGCGCGGACTTTTCGCCCATGCGCTCCAATCCGGCGACTTGATCCAGGGTGAGTGAATAAAGATCGGAGACTTCGCGGACGAGCCCTTTCGTGACGAGTTGGCTGACGAGCGCTTCGCCGCCACCTTCGATATCCATCGCGCCGCGTGCGCACCAATGCTCGATGCGTCCACGAATTTGAGCGGGACAGGCAGCATTGAGACAACGCCAGACGACACCGGCAGCTCCATTTTCAGTGCCTTCCGTGCGCGCGACCTTGCTGCCGCATTCCGGGCAGTGAGTTGGAAATTGAAACTGCACTTCCTTGCCGGTGCGCTTCGTCAATACCACGCCCACGACGGCCGGAATGACCTCGCCGGCTTTTTCAATAGTGACCGTGTCGCCAACGCGAATGTCCTTGCGGCGCAGTTCATCTTCATTGTGCAAGGTCGCACGGCTGATGGTGCTGCCCGCGAGAAAAACGGGTTCAAGTTCGGCAACGGGAGTGAGGGCGCCCGTGCGGCCGACCTGAATGGTGATGGCCTTGAGTTTGGTTTCGGCCTGTTCAGCGGCGTATTTGTAGGCAATGGCCCAACGAGGAGCCTTGGAGGTAAAACCGATTCTTTCGCGCAAGGCGAAGGAATTGAGTTTGATCACCGCCCCGTCGGTTTCGTAGGTGAACTTGCGGCGCAATTGATCGAGCTCGTTGATGGCATCAATCAATTCATCGGCGGAGCAGCACTTCCAGGTTTTTTCGGGAGTTTTGCAGCCAGCAGATTTCAACCAGGCCAGCACTTCGTCATGTTCCTTGGGCCGTTCAGCCCCTTCAAATACACCGAGGCCATAGACGATGACGTCGAGCGGGCGTTTGGCGACGATGCGAGGATCAAGTTGCTTGAGCGAACCGGCGGCGGAATTGCGCGGATTGGCGAAAGGTTCCTCGCCAGCGGCGACTCGTTCCGCATTGATTTTCGTAAAAGCAGCCTTGGGAAGATAAACCTCACCGCGGATTTCCACGACGTCAGGCAGTTTCCTGCCAGAAGCCTTGAGCTTGCCCGCGATGCTACGGA
This genomic window contains:
- the ligA gene encoding NAD-dependent DNA ligase LigA, with the protein product MTHNEAKTRHTQLVEEIRGHDNAYYVEAKPTISDQAYDRLYHELLDLEKKFPDLITSDSPSQRVSGEPLKEFKPVHHLSPMMSLDNTYSQQDVRDFVGRVQRLLPNETLEWILEPKVDGVAINLKYEKGVFVCGATRGDGTTGDDVTSNLKTIRSIAGKLKASGRKLPDVVEIRGEVYLPKAAFTKINAERVAAGEEPFANPRNSAAGSLKQLDPRIVAKRPLDVIVYGLGVFEGAERPKEHDEVLAWLKSAGCKTPEKTWKCCSADELIDAINELDQLRRKFTYETDGAVIKLNSFALRERIGFTSKAPRWAIAYKYAAEQAETKLKAITIQVGRTGALTPVAELEPVFLAGSTISRATLHNEDELRRKDIRVGDTVTIEKAGEVIPAVVGVVLTKRTGKEVQFQFPTHCPECGSKVARTEGTENGAAGVVWRCLNAACPAQIRGRIEHWCARGAMDIEGGGEALVSQLVTKGLVREVSDLYSLTLDQVAGLERMGEKSAQNFLDGVQASKTRDMWRLLFGLGILHVGAGVAKRLGRRFTTLDDIFAASQEQLTEVEDIGEVIAHSIVQWHQEPKNRELIELLRKAGLNFNSELYKPAAALGHFAGKTFVLTGTLPTLKREEAAAKIEALGGKVSGSVSKKTDYIVAGEDAGSKLEKAQKLGVKIIDEAAFLKLCANAV